The window GACCAGCAGAAGTTGGTGTTTCTCTTCCAATATTTCTCATCCTCATCCTTGCTTCTGCTGGCATTTCCTCAGGTTCATCTTCTTCATCTGCATTGAATACAGAAGCTACTGTTGGCCTCTGGATTGGTGTTGCCTTTACAGTGGGTTTCTAAAATACAGTTCtcataaaaacaaatatatatatgctttcttcaatttatatattactacttaCTGATGTAGAGCCTAGCTTTATTTGAATACCCTTCTTTTGTTCTGTCCCACTTTTCTTCCCAAATCCAAATGCCAGCTTCTGTTTCTTGGCATCACTTTGATTGTAATTACCAGCCTCACAACGGTCATCTGATCTAATCGGTGAACGATCCCTTCCTCTGTCATCTCCCCTGGAGTCCTCTGCTCTGTACACACTTGACCCTGACAACGTCAAACACTGGCAAAGTTCAGATCAAGTTAAACAACATTGTATCTTTTAACCGGAAATATTTAAGCGGCATGCTTAGCACAAGTTTCTTGTAATTccgaataaaattcaaaaacaaatgaaatcaaTAAATGATGATGAAGAAGAAACAAGTGTGTATGTAACATACATGTCCTAAAGTTATTTATAACaatacgatatacgatatatgtatatttacttgataattttattacataaggTTAACATTCAATCCGTTTTTATTATTGTGAAGCATCCTTTGGCACATGGTTGTAGGATGCGTGCATCCAAAAACGATACATGAAAAGTAAGAAACgagatttagaaaataaaaatacgatttgCACGTCTAGTTTTGTTCTAAAACTGCTTCGTAATAGATTTTCTAAATTACATATTTAGAATTTGGTGTTTCCATAATTAAAGATTGTGGGCATGAAATCAATAACGAAAACAAATCAAGACTAGAACACTATCCATTTTCTGCAAGGTACGAAGTAAATGTTATTTTACCAAATGCGACTGAtacgattataaataaaatgaataaaacctTTTCTATATTCGTCCGCTGGATTCCTCTTCGACATTTTTCTGATTTTCTTTGGACGCAATGCGAAATCGAGCGAACTGAAGCACTTTAACGACAGTAACTGCAGTTTACTTCACACTAGTGTACCTAACTGAGCGTAAATAGGGACATTTAAGGAAATATAGCAGCGGCTAGTAATTTTCTTATAACAGTTAGTACAGGTAGTACAAAAGAGaggaaacaaaatttaattaataaaatacatcttTAATAATTACAGATACTAACGTTAATTAGAATTTGtagtttggaaattattttaaaaatattcttttcatttatttaaatttccttaCCAAATCTCCTTTTCATTGGTGGTTATGCCTGGCGCTTCGTGCTGTATATTTGAATGTGCGtacaatacatataaataaaacattttaatcttTGTTAATGTTAGTTATTCTATTGCATACATTGTTATATACAAGGTGAGTCATCTAAGGGTTTAAGCTGATTTCTAAGTACATCAGAAAGTTGTCAGAAATATATAGTGGCAACTGTAACGTTTATTTACTGATTCTAATGTGaaactataaaattaattattttgagaTAACAAACAcattgttaatttattaactgatttattaatttattagttaAATCATTGAAAGTATAATAGAAAAAACAAATAAAGTATACAAAGTGATCGTAATCTTATTTTCCTCGTGGATATTGATATAAAACTGTGAGTACGAGATCAGTTGTTGAAAAGCCACGAAAGCAAATGTATTTCTTTAGAATAATTAACTCAAACCACAGATAGCGATTTTAAAGTACatctataattttcaaaaatagaaCAACACCAAATCGTTACCAAAGCCGAAAAAAACATTAAAAGAAGGAACTGTTTTCCGTATGCTTCCAGTtgaatttttagtttatttgctTATTTAACAAAAGAAAGTTCCCATTATTTATTAGTGCGAAAATTCTAAATCGCCTTTTCGTTCGAAGATGTTACTAAACCGAATTGGATTCTTACTGGTGAGatcattataatttttttgaAACGTTCTTCCCAAGgaaatatctttaatttaatattattaatctgATCTTCTACCATGACATTCATAATAATTACCAAATCTCGAAACTGTAAAGCGAACAAAGAATCTTACTCAATAAATTAAgtacatatttacaaaattcgTAGATAAGATTAGACGTCGGGGTTTatcatttcaatttatttaaaactcTTCCGAGCTGCTATAATATCTTCGCTTCTTCGATAATTTCCTTATCAGATACAGAAAATCGCAGGAACGATTCAATGATGATATTCATACTCTGAATATCATCGCATCGTTAATGTACACGATAATGAAGAATCAtcgcaatttttatttaactgcTATTTTATAGGAATTATAATTACTTAAAACCTTTTGCAGCTTATACTTCCCTTCTCAATGACCTCTCCTACATACGAGACGACACAAAGTGATAATTGGCAACGTGATATACTTAAACTACATATTGGAAGTAAATATCTTTCCTGAAAATATCTTTGCTAGAAACGATTGTTTAACGAAGCTATGTTTCAGTGTACAAACCGGTTCCGATTTGCGAGGATAAAACCTATTGCGAAAATACGTTGTATTATCCAAGCGATATAGTGTCGAGGGAATTAGGAAAGAATCCCCATCTTCAAGATTATGCTACCGTGGATGATGTTCGTAAATTTCACGATCGGATTCATTGTCTTAGTAATTGGATATTATGACACGGGATACATGCAATTCTTTGATTTTTCTCGTCTTTTCATATTACCATCGAATAATCGTATCTGGTAGTAGTTAATAAACTACTATTCATTTCAGCTTATTAACATAGAAATTGCACTTggttacatatatacatgtacatgtatTTATTACAAGATATACGTTATCTTCATCGCACACTGTTACCGAATCTGTCTTACGTAATTATTTCTTTGGCGATGCATCGAATGTTCCTATTCTAGAACTGTCTTTGGTTTGCTGTAAGACGTTTTTGTTCCTTAAAACTACCTTAAACTATTTCATTGACTACTATTTGCATTTCACGCTTTGCACATTGCCCCCTTTGCTCGTTTCTCCTTCGAttctatctttttctatccTTTTTGGCCATTCGACAATTTCCGCTTTCCCTTCCGTATTTCTTCCACGCCCAGACTTTTTGTATCAATTTTTCTGCAAACCTTCCAGTGTTTAAATGTCCCTTCACTGGTATAATAAACGTCAGTTTTCCCCTTCACGCATCCAAAATCTACATGCTTTCTCCAAGCTGCCACACCTCGTTCCGtattatagaataataaaatgcTCTATAATAATGTTCAAAAAGAACCTCATTCCCGATCAATTTTACACATTACAAGCAATTCACACTATGCCTCGACTCAGCGTGCTGGCAGTTTAGTTCTAGCTAATTACGATAATGGTACATTTCTTAATTGGTATTCACACGCTTTCATATGTagcctttttttatttaacagaTAGATTCGTTACCAGGATACGGGGATGAACTGGAGGACAAACCACTTTGTTTGTCTACGGTAAATTAACGACTTGATCGATACTTCAATATTCTAATGTTATTGATATAATTATGTTGAAATCAAGACTTCCTTGGTTATCGTAGGAGCAACTTATATTTCCTAAATCAGGAATAACGAAAAATTTGGAATGGAAGTATATCATAAACCATGAAGACTTGGTACAAGCTGTACGCATCGAGACATGCGTGTAAGTatcattttatcaattttatatcaGTTTCTGTTCTGTTCGGTTTACGATAAATAcgaagataataaatttattctgaaatttcaatttaatttaataatagggAAGAGAGCCGACCATGCAAAGTGATCGATGGTTTCGCCGAAGGATACTATACAAAGTGCAAACAGAAGTTCATATATCGCCAACTCTTGTCATTGACGGACAATGGTACGATAACCAACGATTACTTTGCATTCCCAGTAAATTGTTGCTGTCATGTCGAATTCAaagttgacaaatttttacattcaTTTAATTCTCATAAGAGATTAAAATGATGAGGACAAATGGATGCCATGTGTAAcgtgatattaaatataaatattatggaTATATATCCTATATTTATATTGCATTTTCTTATTACAGAACACGTGTAATGTACATTAATAAACGAAACACGATGCATTAATACCCAGTGCgatcatttataataaatactcgTCTTACTCGATTCAATAAAATTGCCTTTATGCGATCTTTGTGGTTACGGTATGgtcatctttattttattttatctttttctaacATGACAATACGTTAGAATCACAGGAGCATATCGATCAAagtgcaaaaatattttatcaatcgtTTACGAAATGCGGAGCTCCACTTATCAACACAGATTGCATAGCAACATGTTTAGCTTTCTACATTGACAGATGCaactattttttattctattctacTTTCTGTCTAGTTAATGCTCATATTCGGCACACATTATAATTTCACTGGAACCTCTATTTTTATCATTAGCGGACATTCTAGTCTAACGCTTCACCTTTCACGCgccttttttattcttcttcgtcTCGCCTCATATTTATACCTCCGCATCAACGTACAACGATTTCTCTCGCTTCAGGATAGATCGTTTCCTCTCGTGACATTATCTCGCGGTGCTTCTATCTAATTGTCTCCATACCATGTACTTACGTAAAGAGACACGACCATTTTAATTTGCACGTGGCTGTAGATATAAAAGTCGATTCGTTCGTCataattcttaataataattcaaagtAACTGAGCCGTGCGTAAACGTGACATAGAAAATATAGGTATCACGGCAGGATAATTattcgtgaaattaattaaaaaaataaagaaattcacGAGAACGTATTACGCGCAACAAATTGTGTCGACCGATATAATCATCGGAATTACCTTGCCACGAATTAGATGACTGCGTAAGAATAACCATTCATCGTGAATACCTATACGTGTAACCGGATACAAATAATGGTAGAATTCCGCCGATTTGCTTTGCTTTCTATTCGGCATATTCAGTTCGGAGTTCAACTCGGTGCATTAGACTAGAAATCGATAATTCTTATACCATATCATATAGATTTCCTCTATGgatagatatttattattacaattatctGTATAGCTATTACGTAgttgaaaatttatcgtttgaagatttctatatattctgcTACATCGCGAAGTATTAAGtgtcattaaaatataaatcatttcCTATTCTTTTCTATCCTTCATCGTCGAGTTTCCCATCGAATACGTATGAACGTAAGCTTAACGAGGTTCTAGTTACGTCATTGCTTAAGTAGCCGATTATGTTGTTCACGTAGAGCGAAGCAGGAACAGGGAAAATATGAAAACCAATGAGCGGCCCGATGAAAATCGCGCTATTCATTATTCCGAGGGATGTACCTGCATTTCACTGAAATCGCTTTCATTAGCGTGCTTCGACTGAGGAACTTGTATAGGAAAAGGAACGCGCGTTCGCTTCTTCCTCTCCTTCAAGGTTCTCCGTTACGCTTCCCGAATCGTATTTCAGCATAATATAGCGTGCATGATAGACTATGAATTTTGGACGCATCGTTTGGGTGCAACGGAAGAAAGTAAGCCATTGACACGATTGGCAAATTTCCAAAGTGCACGGCAAACTCGCGGAAGACACAGGATGACGACGAAGCGCAGACACGACGAATAGCTTTAAATAGAATTATCCTATCCGATGGAAACTCCATAGAATAATTGATAATTAGCGATATCTGTGGCAGTTCTAATTCTAATTCTCAGTTTCTAAATAAAGTCAAGCGATGTCTTAATTTTGGAAAGACGATCGTTTTATAGGACGAAGCTTTATATTTACCCCCTCCGATCTTTGCTATGCAATATATTTAAAagcaaatttacataaatacttgCTATTAATGTAAATCATAGAAATAATC is drawn from Bombus terrestris chromosome 12, iyBomTerr1.2, whole genome shotgun sequence and contains these coding sequences:
- the LOC100651697 gene encoding protein spaetzle-like isoform X1, producing the protein MLLNRIGFLLLILPFSMTSPTYETTQSDNWQRDILKLHIGMYKPVPICEDKTYCENTLYYPSDIVSRELGKNPHLQDYATVDDIDSLPGYGDELEDKPLCLSTEQLIFPKSGITKNLEWKYIINHEDLVQAVRIETCVEESRPCKVIDGFAEGYYTKCKQKFIYRQLLSLTDNGTITNDYFAFPVNCCCHVEFKVDKFLHSFNSHKRLK
- the LOC100651697 gene encoding uncharacterized protein LOC100651697 isoform X3, with protein sequence MLLNRIGFLLLILPFSMTSPTYETTQSDNWQRDILKLHIGMYKPVPICEDKTYCENTLYYPSDIVSRELGKNPHLQDYATVDDIDSLPGYGDELEDKPLCLSTEQLIFPKSGITKNLEWKYIINHEDLVQAVRIETCVEESRPCKVIDGFAEGYYTKCKQKFIYRQLLSLTDNEHV
- the LOC100651697 gene encoding protein spaetzle-like isoform X2 gives rise to the protein MTSPTYETTQSDNWQRDILKLHIGMYKPVPICEDKTYCENTLYYPSDIVSRELGKNPHLQDYATVDDIDSLPGYGDELEDKPLCLSTEQLIFPKSGITKNLEWKYIINHEDLVQAVRIETCVEESRPCKVIDGFAEGYYTKCKQKFIYRQLLSLTDNGTITNDYFAFPVNCCCHVEFKVDKFLHSFNSHKRLK
- the LOC100651815 gene encoding PEST proteolytic signal-containing nuclear protein, translating into MSKRNPADEYRKGSSVYRAEDSRGDDRGRDRSPIRSDDRCEAGNYNQSDAKKQKLAFGFGKKSGTEQKKGIQIKLGSTSKPTVKATPIQRPTVASVFNADEEDEPEEMPAEARMRMRNIGRETPTSAGPNSFGKTKQGFCDSKKIFEKTLKKAMEEANK